A segment of the Crassostrea angulata isolate pt1a10 chromosome 10, ASM2561291v2, whole genome shotgun sequence genome:
caaaatgtaaacaaacactttgtttacatagcgaagaattgtaagttctgtaactcgcttataactcatcaaatgacagtCAAATTTTGGCtgcttattaaaaatgccttactgaagcattgtaaacgtTAAAAtccagaaaataatttttgaccaaaatcgtgaccatgcccctttaacctACCTGTACGTGTATATTGTTGATATTCATTGTACTTTAAAGCTAATAaagaactgaactgaactgaactgtgTTGGTCTAACTCTTTCGTGTGTCCCATCCCCCTGTCGTTTACtgattatcaatttttaattgtcaatgagtccatgactaattagatatggactcattgacaattaaaaattgttaattagtaaaagtcACACCCATGACTTTATCAACGAATTATAATTCCATAATACTAATTCATTATTTATACAAGTTAAGCCATTAAAATACGTCTTcataaacctttaaaaaatccacGAAGGTTattacctcccccccccccccccacccctcctCGATCGCTAATGATTCCGcagaataataagaataagactgagataaaaaaaagaagaagtagGCTTGTCTCAGTTTTATGGCTGTAACACGGCTTTGCTATTTGCTATTGCttttttttagaatgttttgaagagctctatataaactTATTAGGAATGACccaaatttaaaaggtaaaatttaacgatcttttctttactaaataatagttaactatagttttcatctGCAAAACAATATTTAACGGTTATGAATGATTATCTAAGTATATCTATCTGTAAATAACGTTAACGATAGAGTTTGCAGATACATATAAATTCACATCTTTAAGCTATTATTTAGATTCGTTAACTATGGTCAAGAGTTgtttatcatagtttcacaatcgtgaaactatatttatcagataaatcatgtttgcaatcgcaaatggttgttttcggcgttaattatagttttacacttctgaaacaAATGAACGcgttaactatggtttacagatgtgaaataccGGTATAGATTTTCGTCGTTAACTAGGCCTATAGTTTTCGGTCCGTAAACcatagtttacaaccgttaaaactagtttatcgactgtgaaactatgattagctcatttttatgaatatgGCGTGCCATAtcttgaaactatatttatcagataaactatgttttgcaatagcaaatggttgtttttagtgttaattatagttttacaaaaacatagatgatcgcgttagctatagtttacagatataaaatatagattatcgtcgttaactatagttcTCTGTccgtaactatagtttacaaccgttaaacctagtttatcgactgtgaaacaatgattagctcatttttgtgaatttggcgtgccataacTATATCAAATTCTCTTTTTATTGCTGACATGAATATATATCGATGTAAAAAGTAGCAAGAGGCAATAACTTAAAGCTTCTAATGGCATTCATTGCCATGGTAACGGATACTAAAGATAAAAATTGGCAAATCTTAGTAACTTTAAAGACATATTAAAACTAAATAGACggtaaatatcttatttttaagtACTATTTAGTTACCAAACACTTAGAATATTCTTTCAACccaagattattttttttatattcaaagtttgtttatgattattttatcgTGGATAGCTGAAACTGCAACAGTCCATCATGGCAACCGGTCCCTATAACAGAACAATTTAAGGTTGTGTTGCATCTTTATTAATCAAGGGGTATCAAATTATGACATATGTGTTAAATCAGATCGGTCACTATGCGTAGCCACTGCATTTAGATAATTACAATTAatcttaataataattttttccatCTTCTCTCACATAACTTATGTGAACTTGAATGTAATGTGTTTTACCTGTATTTTATGTGTCAATTGGTCTATAACATTATCTTCATTTTACtattcaatcaaaatcattatttttttaatcaacgtTTAATagccttttcttttatatactTAATAATTCAAGAACATCCGTGGAAACttattgaatttctatttttCCAGAAACAGGTTTATATAACAAGGCCACGACCATCTCACCTTATGTCAGCAACAAATCGGGAAAAGTTTGTATTGATTTTGATTCAACACTGATTTTACAACGAAGCGGTGCCGATCGCGCCATATAAGCAAATGGACGAGGTGATATTTGTTTAGGACCAGTTATTTGGGATTTAAGTTATTCCAAATGTATTCATAGTCTTTGCGATGATATCTTGTTTCCACAGTACAAAGGCCTTACTTTAATTCAGTTAATCGATATGTATCTCGAATACGTATATATTCGATTTGTCGCCTAGTTGAATTGAACGTTGATAAAAACGTATTCAAGATTTGCGCACTCATTAAATAGCGTGTGAGAAAAATTCCCATCGATCCCTTTATGAAACAGGTAGGTAAAATCACCTTTTGTACCCCGTCCATTATAATGCATTTTTCCGTTGAGGAGTATTAAACAGCTTTTACTTTCGGAGTGAATGCTTCCATTAAGTCGTATAGCCTTTTAACTCATTCCATCTCACACAGAATGGTGCTCAAGCCTCGGATGAAATGAGCACCGGGATGTCGCCTGCTTGGTCAGAATACGTCACCAATGTCCTGATAGAGAGTGGATACGTCTCCCGGGCCGCCATTGTCGGCAGCGATGGACGCCGATGGGCCGCATCTCCCACTTTGGAACTGTCTTCTGCAGAGGTGAAAGCCATCGCAAGCGGATTCGTGGAACCAAACAGTCTCCGCCTAGATGGAATATCACTTTGTGGTAAACTCTACACGTGCACGAGAATGGACAGTGTGGTAATGGTGGGGCGGGAGGGGGCCTCAGGGTCGGGCTGTATAGTGTACCGGTGCAGGAACTCGCTGGTGATCGGGGTATACGAGGACGGCGTCCACCCGGGCGGGTGCTACAACATGATTTGTAAAGTTGGGGATTATCTGCGGGAGCATGGACTCTGAAAGACATTAAGAGCGATTCGTGGAAATCTCTCAAAGACTGCACGGGCTCGGTTTTCCCAGCCCATTTCAAGATGCGCACCTTCATGGAGTGTAGATATTTATCTAGAACTACATGTTCATTTGATGTCAGATCGGTGATTATGCTACATCGTGAGAAAGTTGATTTAAAAACCGACAATGTAATAATCAAACAATGGAAAATTTACTCCGGCTTAACAGACTctacaaatgtattaaattgGATTATTGTGATTTCTTTGTAAAGTCGATTAGTGTTGTTTAAGTAGGCACAATGGCCTATTAtgacattgttattttttagtGTAACAAATAGGACCATATTTCTGCGGCTGTTGATCTAACATCCATTAGTTAAAGTTGGTCTTTCTCCATTGAAAGTCTGCAGTCCTTTTGAAACATAGCTGGGTACCTTTTACCTACGGTGAGGCCACCGAGACGCAGAAACGGACAAGTCATTGTCGATATTGAACTTcttaattttgtaatttaaagCTCTCAGCTCCCTATGTATTTTGTACCATTTGGTATTTGACGTTATATTAAACGCTCCCATACCATCGTGGCTTTGTTGAGTGTTTAGGGCTCctcgatttttttgtttttagattttatttccTGGTTGTATTTATTTCCTTACAAACATAAAAAGCTACTATATTTTCTAATAGTTTCAAGCTGGTTGGTTGAGGAGATCTTACAAAAGGTTCACCATTAGGGCACATAGCATCagtttttaaagggacttggacacaatttgacttaaaattttcaaattttattttcccattttcaatgtttatactgataaatatagaagtttacaatgctatgtcaaaatttgaaagtcaaatatcaagttataagcaagatacagagattataattctttgttttgtaaacaaagctcgaaaatgtcattttttacaaatgtgttgtattggtgtaagtttcaatcaaatgtatctttcttttgttgaaaatagtatttatgaagatattgaattagtttaaattgttttttgcatgTCATTATGTTTaggaaatggtaattctctacatttcatttttgtaaacaaccataagactcgagctttgtttacataaccaccaattcttacctctgtatctcgcttgtaacttgactttaacattcaatattttggtcaatcatttaaaatgcaccagttaaccattttatacgtaaaaaataaaaataaaatttttgatctcaaatcgtgtccaagtccctttaaagggGAGGGACTTGTAAAGTCGCTACCCTTTGActaataccggtatttaccaTGCACGCCAAACGCAATACGATCTTTTAGAGTACCAGTGCCAGTAAGTACATACCCTAATGCTTATCTTATAGTAGAACTTGTTTTAACGGTTACACAACGTAACTCTCTTATATCTATCGATTAAGTTGGTTCGaatttgagaagaggatttatTAAACACcgagttttatatttttttaacaaactagAACTGTAGCTTGTTTTTCAATATCGCTTCTTTATTTACAGTAATGCTTATCCTTTTTTCAGTTCTGTTACGTTTACACTATTTTGCAGAATATCATGTTTGGGAAGGAGACGAGTTGTGAATATCGTTCTCCCTGTCATCAATCTGAAAAATGTATTGGTAATTGAACTGTTTCTTTGGTTGTTCTCAAAGACAGCCAATCATATTCATTAGTATTTACAAATTACCATACtatcatataatttaaaatcGAAGCCCACAGTTTGTATTAAACTaaacatatttttcttcaaaggGTCTCCATAATAAGGTTTTATATACCTTCATATAGAGAcacattgaaattttttttcaatgtgttaCTTTGTtccaaatttaatatatttggaAAAAACTTCAGAGTGGTTTGAGTTTATCCCAAATTTAAcgccttttgaaaaaaattcaaagtttgtaattatatcaaagtGTTGCCCTATCGTACAATGTATAGCaagagttacctccctttgGAGAGGTACAAGGTTGATATTATTTCATATTACAATGTGAAATTAATAATTGCTAAAAAAAAGCTCATTATTAGACTtgtcaagtaaaaaaaaaacctttcggTTGAATAATCCGTAGTAGGGTGTTGAATTCACTTTAACACATTTTCCGTACCTATTGCACCAATACAAATGTATACAGATGAATACTTTATAGAAATGTATGtcaagtattaaaaaaaaaattagttcatctttttattgtctGTTACAAGCTGATCTTACAAATAACAGGAAATCTTATTGAAAACATCATCAAGAATAACATATCAGCATCATACCAAAAAAGACCCCACCGACAATGATGTAGGTAAATTGGTTTTACTTAATTTGCTTCCTACAAAACTATCAGTGATAGTTGCATAATCTCTTACAAAATGCCAGGATCAAATAATAGCAAAAGTACACATTTATATTTAACGTGTTCCACAATCAATTTAAGTAACACAAGGATATTGGATAATTGTTAAAGCACAGGGGAAAAAATTTCCGAAATACAAATAAAGTGtgtcatatcattttttatgtGTATAAAAACAAGACTTGCTGGTCTAATGAGAAATAGCCTAAGTTTTAAATATCGTTCATTCATCCTCAAAACAGGCATCAGAAAGGAGGCAGAGAGGGATACATGTCACTGAATAAAAGTACCAGATTGTACACATTTGTCATATAAAAGAAagctttttcttaaaaaaaaatacacacatgCAAACGCTCAATCTttcaatacagaaaaaaaaatatcttaatactGTCATTCACTGACATTCAGTACAtcttgttaaaacatgtaaactTGAACACCCTTACGTAACATGTATAAAAGGAAAGCAATGGAAAAAAGGAGATAAAAAAAGACACAGTCAGAGATGATGTCCATGAGCACTACTGTCCATCTCCATTAACACTGTCCACAGTAGTCCAATACCAAACAGCTGTGACTGATGACTGTTAGACACTGGGGTGGGTGGGGAGGGtgcagacccccccccccccctcctttccCTCTTTATCTCAGGGAGAGAATGAAATGAGGGTACCTATAGCTACATCAGCAGCAGAACTCTTCTGTGAGGGAGATCCAAGATCAGGGGGAGTGTACAATAAACTCGGTCTCTGAAATGAAAGTGTGGACATGATGTTTAAATATTGCAGACaaacaaattacatttgatCACCAGTTATGGAATTGACTGTTCATTTGTAAATTTGTCGCACTCACTGATCGAGTTGATCGTGTGATAGGCGTAAAGGCCACATTCAGCGTGGCAAACTTGGTCTCATTATCACTTTGATTGTCAGAATCAGAGTCTGGTTCTTCAACtgcaaaagaagaaaaaacgtTTTAAGCTTGACAAACTGAAATCGATTTCTCCAGTGTCCTCCACTGCTGACCCTACAGATTACAAGCATCAAATTTATCTATTGGTTTCATCATCAATTAGGAAAGAATGTTCTCTTGATCTGTTTACCTACAACATGCAAAATAATAAGTCTTTGGTAGAGTTGGAGATGGGTGAGGAGGTGGAGGAAGGGAAAACCCTCCATATTTGATCTTGCCACTTTTGTTTCCAACcaatgaaataatgaaatactaACCATATATAAAATTGGGGTTTGAACTTTTCAATGTTACAAAAATTGACTCACATTTAAACCTGTCCAAAaagaataatatttacatttcacatatattttgcatttaaagCTACTGCAGATGTAGCACTGTAACACAGATAGGGTACTAAAAGGTTAAATCACGagttttaattgtgacgtcacaaatgttgaacgctgataaatacgtcacaagcgaaaatcaaatatcacgcttgtggctgttactgtggctcttccattaatttgaacttacccataggataaTACAGTAATTTGAGGTATAATTCGCATTTGCGTCCAAGGCAAGaaggtaaaaaaatgtaaatataagtattaaatccttattttttgaaagatatagtctcataactgcaacggtgtgtgcaaacaaattttcataacgcgctaacgcgcgttattcaatttgtatgcacacaccgttgcagttatgagactatatctttcaaaaaataaagattcaatACTTAAATGACTACTGAAGCTCCACAGTACTTTgtaatgttaaatatataaacttctatcaaaatgatgaaaatcaTCATCCCTCACTCTTAGCATCATGGGGCTGCCTCTCATTTTGTTTGTAGAAAGAATACTGAGCCTGTTAGCTCAGAGACCAATGAGATCTGAGTTTGTTTACCTAGGGAGCGGTGAGGGGTAGGAGGTTGTCTGAGGGAGGAAGATTTGTCTTTCTCTGGCAGTGGACTACAAAATGACACACTCCTGCGTGCTGACCGCCTTCTGTCTGATTTCAGTGTAGATTTGGCAGATTTTCCACCTACAAATGTCAATGTAGCATATTAAAGGACTTAAAAAAGGCAATTCCTGGGTTCTCAGCCCCTTCTGCATATAACAATGCATATCAACAATCTTAAttctttaatataaaacttCTCCTGTGTTCAAACACTTtttagcacccccccccccccttaaacaAAATCTGGACCACATTTTAGATATTGTGTACTCCCATTGTTCAAAAATGAACTAGATATCAGAGCTAATGACTAGTGAACTAGATATCAGAGCTAAGGACTAGTGAACTAGATTTCGGAGCTTGGGACTGGTGAACTAGATCTATACATACCAGAGCTGAGAACTGGTGATTTAGATGCAGCCTCGCTGAAGTAACTGTCCATGATGCTGACAGGACTGTTAGACTCCTCTGGGATACACTGGGAGGGCTGGAGATATTTGGAGAAGCTCTCATTGGCGGGAGACTCTGGCTTCTCTGGCTCCTCCATAAATGACACAGACTTCCTCTTCAGGTTAATGGATCTCctgaaatgttttgttaaatatttttctcctGTTATGTGCCATAAAAATAAAGGTTATTGCATCATAAACCCTGGTAAGCTAACAGCCTGATGTAAAAAGAATCAGTTGATCTGTATTTTTAtctacaatatttcatatatctaGTAATAGTGTGAAGagtttgtttttcaaatgaGCGAGACAAAATTGCCAGTAGTTTCTActagaaaattatttttcaatttaggTAAAAACATAACTAAATGGTTTTAAGTCTCTAAATTAACCTCAGTGATTGTCGTCTAGGCCTTGGCGTCTCTATTTTGTCCTCTGTTGCATTGAGGGGAGTGTGTTTCAACAGACTGCGTGTGAAGCGTGGCTGGGGGGTGCAGTCCTGCAGGAGGGGACTGGGAATTATGGGTAGATAACTCTGTCTTTTGGGGGTCCTTACAACAGAAACATCTTCCACTGCGATTGTTGGAGGGTTTTGCTGAACCCCTGATACTGGCTGTGACTGGTTTTCCTCCTCTGGCTGGGATAGATCTGGTCTAGGTTGTAGTGGCATTGGTGATTCAGCTGGTTTTGGCTTGGGAGACCcagctttattaaaaaaacccaactttatACACACATATGAATTGAtaaggcaaaaaaaaataaaaaaaatattggattCTAAGTCGAaaactttcaaaacaaattgaagCGGGCAAATACCAGGtaattaattttattgcaaGATATGCAAAGAGGAAATTactaaattttcaaattgaatattgtttacgGTAATTCCCCTTTTAATATGGTAGTAAAATTAATCAACATTGCAGCAATTAACCAATATTACttgtacatcattttttttttgttctaagCATTACATCCAAACAGACTTGTCTTTGATCCCTTTTACCTTCGCAGTGGTAGGAAGGCTTCCTGAGGGGACTGGTAACTTTAAAGAGACCCCA
Coding sequences within it:
- the LOC128166402 gene encoding profilin-2-like, with the translated sequence MKQNGAQASDEMSTGMSPAWSEYVTNVLIESGYVSRAAIVGSDGRRWAASPTLELSSAEVKAIASGFVEPNSLRLDGISLCGKLYTCTRMDSVVMVGREGASGSGCIVYRCRNSLVIGVYEDGVHPGGCYNMICKVGDYLREHGL